One stretch of Niallia sp. XMNu-256 DNA includes these proteins:
- a CDS encoding acyl--CoA ligase, with protein MKREDLIAPLQYNLVMEIEKYAKDDKKIAVKWEDHEGQTQEITYRSLMLTANKIGNVFLEKGLKKGDVVLIIIPRLIEAYEVYLAALKLGIVVIPSSEMLREKDLQYRIVHGDVKAVISYYPYTSELANIEQMNDKLKFVVGENVEGWIRLEDSITHTSEELEIADTNREDMAFLSYTSGTTGNPKAVVHTHAWAYAHLRTAATHWLCINEGDTVWATAGPGWMKWIWSPFLAVLGSGATGISYHGKFEPEKYLQLLGKYGVNVLCCTPTEYRLMAKVDHLESYDLSHIHSAVSAGEPLNREVIDIFNKHFGLKVRDGYGQTENTLLVGITKEMELKPGSMGKPTPGNSVEIINDEGQICGVGEVGDIAVHKDTPALFKEYYKEPERTAQQYRGEYYVTGDRAKKDEEGYFWFEGRNDDIIISSGYTIGPFEVEDALVKHPLVKECAVVGSPDPIRGNVVKAFVILKEGVEESQELVQALQSHVKGITAPYKYPRKIEFVQELPKTISGKIRRVELRNQEISLKIEH; from the coding sequence ATGAAAAGAGAAGATTTAATAGCTCCATTGCAATATAATCTTGTAATGGAAATTGAAAAATATGCAAAGGACGACAAGAAAATTGCAGTTAAATGGGAAGACCATGAGGGTCAGACTCAAGAAATTACATATCGCTCCTTAATGTTAACTGCTAATAAAATTGGAAATGTTTTTCTAGAAAAAGGTTTAAAAAAAGGCGATGTTGTACTGATCATCATCCCTCGATTAATAGAAGCATACGAAGTATACTTAGCAGCGTTAAAATTAGGAATTGTCGTTATTCCAAGTTCAGAAATGCTAAGAGAAAAAGACTTGCAATATCGTATTGTTCATGGGGATGTCAAAGCTGTGATCAGCTATTATCCGTACACAAGTGAATTAGCCAATATTGAGCAAATGAATGATAAGCTAAAGTTTGTAGTGGGAGAAAATGTGGAAGGATGGATTCGTCTAGAAGATTCTATAACTCACACCTCAGAAGAACTCGAAATCGCTGATACGAATCGTGAGGATATGGCGTTTCTCTCTTATACCTCTGGGACTACGGGGAACCCAAAGGCGGTTGTTCATACCCATGCATGGGCTTATGCGCATTTACGCACTGCAGCAACCCACTGGCTTTGTATTAATGAAGGAGACACAGTTTGGGCAACAGCAGGTCCAGGTTGGATGAAATGGATTTGGAGCCCATTTTTGGCTGTTTTAGGCTCAGGTGCGACAGGAATTTCTTATCACGGAAAATTCGAACCGGAAAAGTACTTACAGCTCCTTGGAAAATATGGAGTCAATGTTTTATGCTGTACACCAACGGAATATCGCTTAATGGCAAAAGTAGATCATCTTGAATCCTATGATTTATCTCATATTCATAGTGCTGTTTCAGCTGGTGAGCCATTAAATCGAGAGGTTATTGATATCTTCAATAAGCATTTTGGTTTAAAGGTACGAGATGGGTATGGGCAAACAGAAAATACCTTATTAGTTGGAATCACAAAGGAAATGGAACTAAAACCAGGATCCATGGGGAAACCAACACCAGGAAATTCAGTTGAAATTATTAATGATGAGGGGCAAATTTGTGGAGTCGGAGAAGTTGGAGACATTGCGGTCCACAAAGATACGCCTGCCCTATTCAAAGAATACTATAAAGAACCGGAACGAACAGCTCAACAATATCGCGGTGAATATTATGTTACAGGTGACCGCGCCAAAAAAGACGAAGAAGGATATTTTTGGTTTGAAGGAAGAAACGATGATATTATTATCAGTTCAGGTTATACAATTGGACCTTTTGAAGTTGAAGATGCGCTTGTAAAGCACCCACTTGTCAAAGAATGTGCGGTAGTAGGAAGTCCAGACCCAATTCGTGGCAATGTTGTTAAGGCATTTGTTATCCTAAAAGAAGGTGTCGAAGAAAGTCAGGAATTAGTTCAAGCTCTTCAGAGTCATGTGAAAGGGATAACCGCACCATATAAATATCCGCGGAAAATCGAGTTTGTTCAAGAACTTCCAAAAACGATATCTGGTAAAATTCGAAGAGTTGAACTTAGAAATCAAGAAATAAGTTTGAAAATCGAACATTAA
- a CDS encoding NAD kinase, giving the protein MADRKNIYFYYKETEKIHKDLNNLMNQMAENGFKVVNSAKDANIIASIGGDGDFLQCIRRTGFRDDCLYAGFSNTDQLSFYCDFYLDHPETIMDAIHNQQMKVRRYPIIEVTIDDELSYLCINEFSIQSAIVKTFILDVYINNLQLETFRGDGLVISTPTGSTAYNKSVHGAVVDPKLACMQITELGSLNNNRYRTLGSPFIVSADKTVTLIVGKEGNEHPIMAIDNEALSIRQVEKIQIKLSDKKIKTVKLKDNTFWHKVKRTFL; this is encoded by the coding sequence ATGGCTGATAGAAAAAATATTTATTTTTACTATAAAGAAACTGAAAAAATACATAAAGATTTAAATAATTTAATGAATCAGATGGCTGAAAACGGCTTCAAAGTTGTTAACTCGGCTAAAGACGCAAATATTATCGCGAGTATCGGTGGAGATGGAGATTTCTTGCAGTGCATTCGAAGAACTGGTTTCCGTGATGACTGTCTATATGCTGGATTCTCAAACACCGATCAACTTAGCTTTTATTGTGACTTTTATTTAGATCACCCTGAAACAATAATGGATGCAATTCACAATCAGCAAATGAAAGTACGTCGTTATCCCATTATTGAAGTAACAATAGATGATGAATTATCCTATTTATGTATCAATGAATTTAGCATTCAATCGGCCATTGTGAAGACTTTTATTTTGGATGTATACATTAACAATTTGCAACTCGAAACCTTTCGAGGCGATGGACTAGTGATCTCTACACCGACTGGCAGTACTGCATACAATAAGTCGGTTCACGGTGCCGTTGTTGACCCTAAATTAGCTTGTATGCAAATCACCGAACTCGGCTCATTAAATAATAACAGGTATCGAACATTAGGTTCTCCATTTATTGTGAGCGCTGATAAAACAGTCACATTGATTGTAGGAAAAGAAGGGAACGAGCATCCAATCATGGCTATTGATAATGAAGCCTTGAGCATTCGTCAAGTAGAGAAAATTCAAATTAAACTCAGTGACAAAAAGATAAAAACAGTTAAGCTTAAAGATAACACTTTTTGGCATAAAGTTAAACGCACATTTCTGTAA
- the sppA gene encoding signal peptide peptidase SppA, with product MNKKRWAALGIAVVLFIFSSITNVFSTIVSSNFQSSLEEMMNPTGNLLGEEVIEDGNPSNKIAVLDINGTIQDTGEPTSLFSTVSYNHRAFLKNLNHAKNDGSVKGIIIRVNTPGGGVVESAQIHDKIVEIQEEAKKPVYISMGSMAASGGYYISAPAQKIYASPETLTGSLGVIMQGVNITGLAEKYGVKFETIKSGEFKDIMSSTREMTEEERTILQNMINNSYNGFVRVISEGRDIPEEEVRRIADGRVYDGRQAKEINLIDEFGYFEDVVDALKEDHKLGNAQVIKYTESFGFGSLFSMSARGLLGQDDLELAGIMNLLTQSHSPRLMYLYSE from the coding sequence GTGAATAAGAAACGTTGGGCAGCCTTAGGGATTGCTGTCGTGCTATTTATTTTTTCTAGTATAACAAATGTTTTTTCTACCATTGTTTCTAGTAACTTTCAAAGTTCTTTAGAGGAGATGATGAATCCAACAGGTAATTTATTAGGTGAGGAAGTGATTGAGGATGGAAATCCTTCCAATAAAATTGCTGTACTCGATATTAATGGAACGATTCAAGATACGGGTGAACCAACATCGCTATTTTCTACTGTCAGCTATAATCATCGAGCCTTTTTAAAAAATCTTAATCATGCGAAAAATGACGGTTCGGTAAAAGGAATTATTATTAGAGTTAATACCCCTGGTGGTGGAGTCGTAGAAAGTGCGCAAATCCATGATAAGATTGTTGAAATTCAGGAAGAAGCAAAAAAGCCTGTTTATATTTCTATGGGATCGATGGCTGCATCTGGAGGATATTACATATCAGCACCTGCTCAAAAGATTTATGCAAGCCCTGAAACATTAACAGGCTCTCTTGGAGTCATTATGCAAGGGGTCAACATTACAGGGTTAGCTGAAAAATATGGTGTTAAATTTGAAACGATTAAAAGTGGCGAATTTAAAGATATCATGAGTTCAACAAGGGAAATGACCGAAGAGGAAAGAACGATTCTTCAAAATATGATCAATAATTCTTATAATGGATTTGTTAGAGTTATTTCTGAAGGCCGGGATATTCCGGAAGAAGAAGTGAGACGTATTGCGGATGGCCGGGTATATGATGGACGTCAGGCTAAAGAGATTAATTTAATTGATGAATTTGGTTACTTTGAGGACGTTGTCGATGCGTTAAAAGAAGATCATAAATTGGGTAATGCACAAGTTATTAAATATACAGAAAGCTTCGGCTTTGGTTCTCTGTTCTCAATGAGTGCACGTGGATTGCTTGGACAAGATGATTTGGAACTTGCAGGGATTATGAATTTATTAACGCAAAGTCATTCACCACGGTTAATGTATTTGTATTCGGAATAG
- a CDS encoding RDD family protein, giving the protein MNEMNGNQANNEKEKEPVYEQSQSIPIDEGPLEVNKQSNLNKIDQLELKYAGFWMRFWAYLLDIVIVGSINRILVYPLFRLFDLPVREASMFAPVSIITAIIFYAYFVLMTKYFGQTLGKMVFGLKVISLQGQKLNWSTVMFREWVGRFISGTILILYIVVGFLPKKQGVHDLFADTTVIHERS; this is encoded by the coding sequence ATGAATGAAATGAATGGGAATCAAGCAAATAATGAAAAGGAAAAAGAACCTGTATATGAACAATCACAATCCATTCCTATTGATGAGGGCCCATTAGAAGTAAATAAACAAAGTAATCTTAATAAAATCGATCAACTCGAGCTTAAGTATGCAGGATTTTGGATGCGATTTTGGGCTTATTTATTGGATATCGTGATTGTCGGAAGTATTAATCGTATTCTTGTCTATCCCCTATTTAGATTGTTTGACTTACCGGTTCGGGAGGCGAGTATGTTTGCACCTGTTTCGATCATCACGGCGATTATCTTCTATGCTTACTTTGTTTTAATGACTAAATACTTTGGTCAAACTTTAGGTAAAATGGTGTTCGGCCTTAAAGTTATTTCGCTGCAAGGCCAAAAATTGAATTGGTCAACTGTGATGTTTAGAGAGTGGGTTGGCCGATTTATTTCCGGAACGATTTTAATTTTATATATTGTTGTTGGCTTTTTACCGAAGAAACAAGGAGTTCATGACCTATTTGCAGATACAACGGTTATTCATGAGCGCTCATAA
- a CDS encoding DUF2953 domain-containing protein yields the protein MVILISRINIYIVFNHARDNDSLIIKFRAWFGLIRYTLNVPIIKIDDNSPAIVMEEEMKKGKEEKVTSEKRSQFFAEDFLNGFKDMEKLLKHVVSLHRIIRNFLKKVSVKQLQWHTVIGVGEASLTGMLTGAIWTVKGGIIGIISNYFKLKVNPTLLVQPHFQMPVSQTSFQCMLQFRIGHAMFAGIKLIKFWKGGRPQFRSRLFSILSQEKTNTV from the coding sequence TTGGTTATCCTAATATCTAGAATAAATATTTATATCGTCTTCAACCATGCAAGAGATAATGATTCATTAATTATTAAATTTAGAGCTTGGTTTGGACTTATTCGCTATACGCTCAATGTTCCAATCATTAAAATTGATGACAACTCTCCGGCGATCGTAATGGAAGAAGAAATGAAAAAAGGTAAAGAGGAAAAAGTAACTAGTGAGAAAAGAAGTCAATTCTTTGCTGAAGATTTTTTAAATGGTTTCAAGGATATGGAGAAATTATTAAAGCATGTTGTTTCATTGCATCGAATTATAAGAAACTTTTTGAAGAAGGTTTCCGTCAAACAATTACAATGGCATACGGTAATTGGAGTAGGGGAGGCTTCTTTGACGGGAATGTTAACTGGAGCCATTTGGACAGTCAAAGGTGGTATTATCGGCATTATTAGTAACTATTTCAAACTAAAAGTAAATCCGACTCTATTGGTTCAACCCCATTTTCAAATGCCTGTTTCGCAGACTTCATTTCAATGTATGCTTCAATTTAGAATCGGGCATGCTATGTTTGCAGGTATAAAATTAATCAAATTTTGGAAAGGTGGACGACCTCAGTTCAGATCGAGGCTGTTTTCTATCCTTTCTCAAGAAAAGACTAACACAGTTTAG
- the ytfJ gene encoding GerW family sporulation protein: protein MADHPIQGLMTTAMENLKEMIDVNTIIGDPVETPDGSVILTVSKVGFGFAAGGSEFTVDGQISDSDKSMVPFGGGSGGGVSITPVAFLIVSSSGVKMVHLDENTHLYERILDLAPQAVDKIQQMFENKNKNDGSNQSNGQANPSEYNGPKKELDL from the coding sequence ATGGCTGATCATCCAATTCAAGGTTTAATGACGACCGCAATGGAAAATTTAAAAGAAATGATTGATGTGAATACGATTATTGGTGACCCTGTTGAAACCCCAGATGGCAGTGTGATCTTAACAGTCTCTAAAGTTGGTTTTGGTTTTGCTGCTGGAGGTAGTGAATTTACAGTAGATGGTCAAATATCAGATTCTGATAAATCAATGGTTCCATTTGGTGGTGGTAGTGGTGGTGGTGTGTCAATCACCCCTGTAGCATTTTTAATTGTAAGTTCTAGCGGAGTAAAGATGGTTCATCTTGATGAGAATACACATCTATATGAGAGAATTCTGGACCTTGCTCCACAAGCAGTTGATAAGATACAACAAATGTTTGAAAACAAAAATAAAAATGATGGTTCTAATCAGTCAAACGGTCAAGCAAACCCGAGTGAATACAATGGACCTAAAAAGGAATTAGATCTATAA
- the tpx gene encoding thiol peroxidase, with the protein MASITFGGNPVTLVGSEVKVGEKAPNFTVLANDLSPVTLEDSKGSVRLISVVPSLDTGVCDAQTRRFNEEASKLDNVNILTISVDLPFAQKRWCGAAGVDKVQTLSDHRDLSFGEAFGVVIQENRLLARAVFVVDSNDTVTYAEYVSEATNHPNYEAAIEAAKQAK; encoded by the coding sequence ATGGCATCTATTACATTTGGAGGAAATCCAGTAACATTAGTAGGAAGTGAAGTAAAAGTAGGGGAGAAAGCTCCTAATTTTACAGTTTTAGCAAATGATTTATCACCGGTAACGTTAGAAGATAGTAAAGGCAGCGTTCGCTTAATCAGTGTTGTTCCATCTCTTGACACTGGCGTATGTGATGCGCAAACTCGTCGCTTTAATGAAGAAGCTTCAAAGCTTGACAATGTTAACATTTTAACAATCAGTGTAGATCTTCCATTTGCACAAAAGCGTTGGTGTGGAGCTGCTGGAGTAGATAAAGTTCAAACGTTATCTGACCATCGTGACCTGTCTTTTGGTGAGGCATTTGGTGTTGTAATTCAAGAAAACCGTTTGTTAGCTCGTGCGGTATTTGTTGTTGATTCAAACGACACAGTTACGTATGCGGAATATGTAAGTGAAGCAACCAATCATCCAAATTATGAAGCTGCGATTGAAGCGGCTAAACAAGCAAAATAA
- a CDS encoding class I SAM-dependent methyltransferase encodes MKMTPVEELFTVINETATLIQEESKCSYLEALAETGENLFQETVLQELSELTEKRLRKTYQEVQLSNFTKEDIRKSFQLAILKGMKDSTQPNHQMTPDTIGMLIGYLLKKFIKSPTYRLLDPAVGTGNLLTAAINQDPDKAIDGIGIEIDDLLIKLAYVNANLQEHPIQFFNQDSLEPLFIEPVDAVISDLPVGYYPNDIRAADYELKVDEGHTYAHHLFIEQSIRHVKPGGYLFFIIPNGLFESEQAKKLQEYLSKTVNIQGIIQLPLSMFKNKETGKSVFILQKKAEKLNAPKQVLLVNMPSLSNVTEVEKILVKIDRWINENK; translated from the coding sequence GTGAAAATGACTCCAGTGGAAGAATTATTTACCGTTATAAATGAAACTGCAACACTTATTCAAGAAGAATCCAAATGTAGCTATTTAGAAGCTCTCGCAGAAACAGGGGAAAATCTATTTCAGGAAACTGTTTTACAGGAATTAAGTGAATTAACAGAAAAAAGGTTAAGGAAAACATATCAAGAGGTTCAACTAAGTAATTTTACTAAGGAAGATATTCGAAAATCATTCCAACTTGCCATTTTAAAAGGGATGAAAGACAGTACTCAACCAAATCATCAAATGACTCCAGATACAATCGGAATGTTAATAGGATACTTATTAAAAAAGTTTATAAAAAGTCCAACTTATCGATTATTAGATCCAGCTGTCGGTACAGGAAATTTGTTAACAGCAGCCATTAATCAAGATCCAGATAAAGCGATAGATGGAATCGGAATTGAAATTGATGATTTATTAATTAAATTAGCTTATGTTAATGCCAATTTACAGGAACATCCGATTCAATTTTTTAATCAAGATAGTTTAGAGCCGCTATTTATTGAGCCTGTTGATGCAGTCATCAGTGATCTGCCTGTTGGGTATTATCCGAATGACATAAGAGCGGCTGATTATGAACTAAAAGTTGATGAAGGTCATACATATGCACATCATTTATTTATTGAACAAAGTATCCGTCATGTTAAACCGGGAGGCTATTTATTTTTTATTATCCCTAATGGATTATTCGAGAGTGAACAAGCAAAGAAATTACAGGAATATCTAAGTAAAACGGTCAACATTCAAGGTATCATCCAATTGCCATTATCCATGTTTAAGAATAAGGAAACTGGGAAGAGTGTCTTCATCTTGCAAAAAAAAGCAGAAAAACTAAATGCACCAAAGCAAGTTTTATTAGTGAATATGCCTTCACTTTCAAACGTTACCGAAGTAGAAAAAATCTTAGTGAAAATTGATCGCTGGATTAATGAAAATAAATAA